The sequence TAGGCGCCATGCCGCCGGCAATCCATATGCCAGCCGTTGCAGGCCAACATAGCGTCATATTACCAATAAACTGACCATAGTAGCCCCAAAATTGCGTAATTGCTTGAATGGCAAGCTGCTCGCCCGTCTCAGCTTGCTGCGCGATCTCTGCGGCCAAAGGACCTAACCTGGGATCAAACTGACTTTGCTGAGCTAAAAACTGATAAATAGCTGTCAAGCCATCACCTGACACTAAACGCTCAAATGAAACATGATCCCACGACTGCATTAACCAGGCCTGCAGTCGGCAATCAAACTCGTTAAAGGGCGAAAAATCAACATGACCCGCTTCTGTTGCGACCACAGATAAACCAGCCCCCTGCCCTTGCAATAAGGCGACGCCTAATCCAGTGCCTGCACCAACCAGTAATCGACGCCCATTGACATCAGAGGCCAAGGGGGGGTGCAGTGTTTGATAATCAGTATCTGCAAGACTATCAAGCGCATAAGCTGCAATCGTAAAATCATTTAACAACGCAACTTTTGCAAACTTAAAACGCCTC comes from Thiomicrospira aerophila AL3 and encodes:
- a CDS encoding glucokinase gives rise to the protein MLYYLVADIGGTHSRFQAWSRSAEQGWRCEWQQRYASCAYASFDLLLDQLEVDAPNLTWNSVVFGVAGPVHCNQVQLTNLNWFIDALALERRFKFAKVALLNDFTIAAYALDSLADTDYQTLHPPLASDVNGRRLLVGAGTGLGVALLQGQGAGLSVVATEAGHVDFSPFNEFDCRLQAWLMQSWDHVSFERLVSGDGLTAIYQFLAQQSQFDPRLGPLAAEIAQQAETGEQLAIQAITQFWGYYGQFIGNMTLCWPATAGIWIAGGMAPKLTKWLDQSAFYERLWQKGRMSSLVKNCGVHLVLAENLGLLGARQCAHYQLQ